GAACTCCTGGGAAATTAAGCATTGCACTTTCTTCAGAAAGAGTCCCACTATCAGAAAGAACGCAAAAACTATTTTTTTGAAGTTTATTATAATCTAAGAACCCAAATGGTTTCATATTATTAACAAGTGGATGGAATTTAAAGTTTCGCTTTTGAATAAACTTCATACTTCTCGGATGAGTAGAATATATAACTGGCATCTCATAGTGCTCAGCAATTTTATTAATTGCAGTCATAAGAGACATAAAGTTCTGTTCGTTATCAATATTTTCTTCACGATGCGCTGATACGATTATATATTTCTGTGGTTCTAGATTTAAACGTTCTAGTACATCACTTGCATCAATCTTATTCATATGGACTTGTAGCACTTCCTGCATCGGTGAGCCTGTTACAAAGATATGTTCTTTACGGAAGCCTTCGGATAACAGATATCTCCTCGAATGTTCAGTATACGGCAGGTTAATATCCGAGATATGATCAACAATTTTTCGATTAATTTCTTCCGGTACATTCTGGTCAAAACATCTGTTCCCAGCTTCCATATGAAAGATAGGTACTTTTAACCTTTTGGCGGCAATTGCACTGAGAGCACTATTAGTATCTCCTAAAATTAGAAGAGCATCTGGTTTTTCTTTCTCCAGGACTTCAAACGATTTGGCAATAATATTACCCATTGTTTCCCCGAGATTAGTTCCTACTGCCTCTAGAAAATAATCAGGTTGCCGAAGTTCAAGTTCATTGAAGAATACCTCATTTAAATTGTAGTCCCAGTTCTGCCCTGTATGTACAAGAATATGATTGAAATATTTATCGCAAGCTTTTATACACTCAGATAACCGAATTATTTCTGGTCTTGTACCAAGGATGGTCATGACTTTAAGCTTTTCCATATTTATACCTCCAAGTAATAAGTATCTGGCTTATCAGGATTAAACAACTCATTTGCCCAAAATAGAGTAATAACGTCTGAAGTACCCGTGTTAGTAATGGAGTGCGTATAGCCTGGTGGAATATCTATTACTTTTAGTTGTCGCCCATTTACGGGATACTCAATAATCTGTTCGCTTTCGATATGACGGAAATTCACTATAGCTTCTCCCTCGATCACAAGGAATTTCTCGACTTTAGTATGATGCCAATGGTTACCACGGGTAATTCCCGGCTTAGTGCGTGAGATGAAGACTTGCCCTGAATGTTCTGTTTTAACAAATTCTGCTAACCATCCTCTATTATCATGCTTCATTTCCAGATCGTATCCAAAATCATCTTCTGGTAAATAGGATAAATATGTACTGTATAAAAAACGTTCAAAATCATTCTTCAAATCCGAAATAACTAATGTGTGCCGACTTTTCTTAAACGCTAACAAGCTAGCTTCTAGATGTTTAAGCTTAATACTGAAAGAACGAGGAATTTCATAAAAATCAGTGGAATTCATCGTGTTCATACCATCTAGTTTATTCATGAAAGAATCTACTACGTCATCGATATATACCAATGTTATTTCAGCATCCGGATTATTTACTTGAATGGGTATATCTCTACTTATATTGAAACACCATGTTGCAACTACAGAATTATAATTAGGTTTACTCCACTTCCCGAACACATTTGGCAATCGGTACACAAACGTGTCCCCCCCTACTTCCCGTCCATAAGAAAGTACCACCTCTTCTGCTGCACGCTTACTCTTCCCATAGGGGTTATCTTGTTCAGCTTGTGTAGAAGATGATAATACAATTGGAGTATTCCTACCGTGTGAGTGCAGTATATTTACCAGATGTTGAGTATAATCAAAATTGCCAGTCATAAACTCTTCTTCATTCATGGGCCGATTGATCCCAGCAAGGTGAAAAATAAAATCTGCTTTAAGTGCGTACTCTTCTAAATCCCCTAGAGAATGTTTAGAGCCAATTCTTAATATTTCAATATCCTCTTTACTTTTAAGAGAAGCTATTAAATTACGACCAATAAAACCATATGCCCCCGTAACTAAAATTGTCTTCATTTCATTAGCCCCTGCCATTAAGTTCTTTTTTAATCAAATCTAGACTTAACAAGAGTTCTTTAATACCTGGCACATCTAATCTTTCAGTATTGTGAGAATTATATTCCCATCCTTCGGAAATCTCCTTGTCACCTTGTTCAAAGAATTTATCATAATTCAAATCTCTGGTATCGGCTGAAATTCGATAATAGCTTCCTAAGTCGTCTGCTTTAGACATTTCCTCTCGCGTAAGCAGTGTTTCGTATAGTTTCTCACCATGTCTTGTTCCAATAATCTTAGTTTTACTATCCGATTCAAATAATTCCTTTAGCGCGAGCGCGAGCTCTCCTATAGTAGATGCAGGAGCTTTTTGCACAAAGATATCACCTTGTACGGCTTTATTAAATGCGAAGAGTACAAGTTCAACAGCATCTTCTAAAGACATCAAATATCTTGTCATATCAGGATCAGTGATAGTTACATCTTCATAATTTTTAATTTGTTCTATGAATAACGGAATTACTGATCCTCGGGAACACATTACGTTACCATAACGAGTTCCACATATTAAAGTATTTTCTGGAGAAACAGTTCTTGATTTTGCAACCATTACCTTCTCCATCATTGCTTTAGAAATACCCATTGCATTAATTGGATATACAGCTTTATCTGTTGATAAACATACAACTTTTTTCACTCCAAAGGCAATTGCTGCATTAAGAACATTCTCAGTACCAATCACATTTGTTTTCACAGCTTCCATTGGAAAGAATTCACATGAAGGAACCTGTTTTAAGGCCGCAGCATGGAAAACATAATCAACGTTATGCATAGCAGCGGCTACACTATTATAGTCCCTAACATCTCCTATGAAGAATTTCACTTTATCATTTCTTAATTCTTTACGCATATCATCTTGCTTTTTTTCATCCCGTGAGAATATTCTAATTTCACTAATCTCCGTATTTAAGAAACGCTTAAGTACGGCATTACCAAAAGACCCAGTTCCACCAGTGATTAATAACGTTTTTCCAGTAAACAAAATAGTTCCACTCCTTAATATAATCTAAATATTACTTTCCAGACGATTTTTATATAACAGATGTTTTAATCAAATCTATATATTTGTTAGTACTTATTTGTCTTTCATAATTCTCTTTGAAAACTTTGAAGGCATTTGCTCCCATTTCATCACAAATATCAGTATTATTGCATAAATACTCGATTGCCTGGGCCAGTTTATCCACTTCACCTTGCTCAAATGAAAAACCTGCGGCATTATCAATAATTTTCATTGAGATATCTGTTGTCGAAGACATTATTGCTAGTAGTGGTCTCCCCGCAGCTAAATAACCATAAGTTTTACTGGGAACGCTCATTCCTTCAACCCCTCGTTCCAAACTCACCAGATAACAATCTGCTGAAGTGAGCATATTAATATACTCTTCACCCAACAAAAATCCATGTAATTCTACATTTTCAAGGTTTTTCTCTTTAATAAATGAGATTATTCCTTTAACTTTGTTCCCGTGTCCTGTTAATACAAACTCTACATTATGATTATTTCTCATAGTATAAATACAGTTAAGTATTGTATCCATATCTTGGCATGTCCCCATGTTCCCACTGTAAAGCACTCTGAACTTCCTATTTTCTTTTACTCTAATACCTTTTTGGAAATTCAGTTTGGTTCCATCATACCAATTAGGAATTACCTTAATTTTCTCTTCATATAAAGTTAATTTGTTTTCCAGCATATAGCTTTTCATTTCTTCACCCAAAGCAACTATATGCTCAGCATTCTTATATACTATCCTATTTGTAATTTTCATCATCTTATGGATCAGGCTACCCTTTTTTATTGTATCCATTAGAACCGCTAAGTCAGGATAGATATCATAAGCAACAAATATGAATTTCCTTCTAAAAATGACACTTAATAAAGCTGGGATTATAGGTAATAACGGTGGGTTAGAGTACACAATGATACTTTTATATTTCAGCATACTAGGCCATTTTAAAAACATACTAACTATGAAAGAAAAATAGTTAATAAGCCTATTCAAAGTTTTTTTCTTATCCAATTGAATATATTTTATACGCTTAATATTTATTTGCTTATAACGTTCTTTTTTAGGTAAATTCTTTGCTTTACTATATTCCAACGGATAACCGCAAAGAACATCTACAGTTAGCCCGCTAGCAACCATATCTTCTGCCATCTCCGTGGGGAGTGTTGCAGATGAAATATACTCAGGATAAAAATATTGGCATAATATCAGTACATCTCTTTTCAATTTTCAGCACTCTTTTCAGATGTTTTTTCACATAATTTAATAGAATCTGGAAAGTCTACTAGAGCATATTTATAATCAAAGTAATTTGAAATACTTAAATCATATGTTAAGTTCCCAAACATTTTATTGACAATGCTCTTCTTCTTGCCTACTTTCAAAACTAATTCCCCTAATTTTTTTGAATAAAAGGTACTTGCATCATTTTCTTCTGATATCAGTTTTACTAATTCATAGGTGTTCACATATTCCTTATTTTGAGGAGAAAAAACACCGTTTGTTCCATTATCTATCGTTAACTTTATGAACTCAGAAAGATTATCTATAAAGATCATACTTCTTTGATTATTTATGTAAGGAAATATTTTGATTTGCAGAATTAACTTTCTAAGTCTTTCATAATTCCCTGGAGAGTTTGGTCCATAAATCATAGGAGCTCTTATTATTGAGATCTTAAATTCTTCTGACTCCAAAAGTTGCAGTCCTAGTTCGGCTTCATATTTGCTCTTTCCATAATAAGAATTCGGGCTGCACTGAGTATTAGCTGATACCATAATATCTTTAGTTATATCACCTTCAATCCCATATACTGAAAATGAACTCATAAAGATGAAATGTTTAACACCAGCAAGTTTTGATTTATTAGCTAACTCTAAAGTTAAATCTCTATTCACTTCAAAGTACTGTTCTTCCATATACTTTTTTTCTTTCTTGTGAACAATAGCTGCAACATGAAAAACAACGTCATAAATACTTAAATCCACTAAACTCCACGAGGCATTTTTCATTGAGATAAAGTCAATATTATAGGCTTCAGGCCAGTTTCTAAGCCAGTCCCCTAAGGCATTCCCCACATAACTCGAAGAACCTGTAATTAAAATGTTTTTCATACTTGACCTCAATTATAATGTTGATATAGTTTGTATTGATTAAATCGACTGACTCTGTTTGCCTTCCCTAACACCTTCGCTCTTGATAACCATAAATAAGGTCTTTGTAAAGACTTTAATATCAAACCAAAAATTCATCTTACTACAGTAATCTCCATCCAGACTAGCCTTGAATTGAATTTCCAACTCATCCCGCCCATTAACCTGCGCCCACCCAGTTAGACCAGGCTTAATCTCATTCGCTCCATACTTATCACGCTCCGCGATCAGATCATACTGGTTCCACAGCGCAGGGCGCGGGCCTACTATGCTCATGTCGCCTTTGAGAATATTTATAATCTGAGGAAGCTCATCAAGGCTTGTCTTCCTAAGGAATTTGCCTACTTTGGTAATGAAAAAGTCTGGATCTTGCAGCAGATGTGTAGGCATATCACTTGGTGTATCTGTGCGCATCGTTCTGAACTTGAGAATATAGAATTCTTTCTTGTTCCTGCCTAACCGCTTTTGCCGAAATAGAACAGGACCTTTAGATGTAGACTTGATCACCACGGCGATAATCAAGAAAAAAGGCCATAACAGGAGCATTCCAATTAGAGCCAATATGAAATCTAAAGTTTGTTTGACGATAATATAAGGCTTCATACGCTCACCTTGTCCTTGAGATACTATGGTTTACAGCTACGGTTGAATAGATTGCATCCTACAACTGTAAACCATGTTTGTTCTGATACTGATACTTTTTCAACCCTACTATTTCCCCATACCCTCAGCAATAGCTCTTCCCTTATCCAGGTCAGCCTCGAAGGCCGCTCTATACTGAGCAATAATAGCCGTGCTATATCCATTAGTGTTTAGTTTTTGTTCAGCGTCAGCAATTATACTGTTAAATGAGGCTTTAAAAGAGGCAAGTTGCTCTAACCCTTTGGCCTTGATACTTTGCTTGGTTGCAGCATCTGTAGCACCCACATATTCAAAAGCAATTCCTAACAGTGTAGATGTACTCTGCGACTGTAGCGCACTCAGCTTCGCTTCAGTCTCACTAGTAATACTCTCATAAGAAACCTTACCGGACCCTGTTCCTGCCGATCCTGAACCGCCTGCTGCTCCACCTGGTTCTGCCGCTGGGGTTGCTGCTGGTGCCGGAGTCGGGCTAGCAGATGGACTAGTTCCCTTGTCGGTTGGTTTCGCCGAAGCCGTATTTTCTTCATAGTTCTTAGAATTTGCTGTGATGGTCTTTGTTTTCGGATTCCAGCTAATGGAATTTCCTACAGATTCCGATAAGAATCTTAGGGGGACATAGATCGAGCCGTTCAGCAGATAACTGGACTGGCCTGCTGGCAATGCCTTCGTACTCCCGCTAAATACATAACTTGCATTAACGTTGTTCAGGGTAATATTCTTGGCTGCAAAAGAAGGACTGGAAGTCGCATTCATCAGGTATTCCTTGATGACTACCATCTCTGAGCTGCTTGGCTCCGCTACGGTTACCTTCAGGTTCTTGGCATCCCAGCTTACGCTCTTCTGCAGGGCATACGACATGAAGCGCAGAGGGACATAAGTGGTGTTATTGTACATGAACACATGTTGTCCAGCGGGCGGCTGTAGTGCTACACCGTCGAATAGCATGGTCACATCTACATTCTGTACTTTGATAGCATTGGACGCCTTGATGGGAGCAGCTGTTGCAGTGGCTAC
This genomic interval from Paenibacillus sp. FSL H8-0332 contains the following:
- a CDS encoding NAD-dependent epimerase/dehydratase family protein; the protein is MKTILVTGAYGFIGRNLIASLKSKEDIEILRIGSKHSLGDLEEYALKADFIFHLAGINRPMNEEEFMTGNFDYTQHLVNILHSHGRNTPIVLSSSTQAEQDNPYGKSKRAAEEVVLSYGREVGGDTFVYRLPNVFGKWSKPNYNSVVATWCFNISRDIPIQVNNPDAEITLVYIDDVVDSFMNKLDGMNTMNSTDFYEIPRSFSIKLKHLEASLLAFKKSRHTLVISDLKNDFERFLYSTYLSYLPEDDFGYDLEMKHDNRGWLAEFVKTEHSGQVFISRTKPGITRGNHWHHTKVEKFLVIEGEAIVNFRHIESEQIIEYPVNGRQLKVIDIPPGYTHSITNTGTSDVITLFWANELFNPDKPDTYYLEV
- a CDS encoding glycosyltransferase family 4 protein; the protein is MKRDVLILCQYFYPEYISSATLPTEMAEDMVASGLTVDVLCGYPLEYSKAKNLPKKERYKQINIKRIKYIQLDKKKTLNRLINYFSFIVSMFLKWPSMLKYKSIIVYSNPPLLPIIPALLSVIFRRKFIFVAYDIYPDLAVLMDTIKKGSLIHKMMKITNRIVYKNAEHIVALGEEMKSYMLENKLTLYEEKIKVIPNWYDGTKLNFQKGIRVKENRKFRVLYSGNMGTCQDMDTILNCIYTMRNNHNVEFVLTGHGNKVKGIISFIKEKNLENVELHGFLLGEEYINMLTSADCYLVSLERGVEGMSVPSKTYGYLAAGRPLLAIMSSTTDISMKIIDNAAGFSFEQGEVDKLAQAIEYLCNNTDICDEMGANAFKVFKENYERQISTNKYIDLIKTSVI
- a CDS encoding sugar transferase; this translates as MKPYIIVKQTLDFILALIGMLLLWPFFLIIAVVIKSTSKGPVLFRQKRLGRNKKEFYILKFRTMRTDTPSDMPTHLLQDPDFFITKVGKFLRKTSLDELPQIINILKGDMSIVGPRPALWNQYDLIAERDKYGANEIKPGLTGWAQVNGRDELEIQFKASLDGDYCSKMNFWFDIKVFTKTLFMVIKSEGVREGKQSQSI
- a CDS encoding NAD-dependent epimerase/dehydratase family protein, translated to MKNILITGSSSYVGNALGDWLRNWPEAYNIDFISMKNASWSLVDLSIYDVVFHVAAIVHKKEKKYMEEQYFEVNRDLTLELANKSKLAGVKHFIFMSSFSVYGIEGDITKDIMVSANTQCSPNSYYGKSKYEAELGLQLLESEEFKISIIRAPMIYGPNSPGNYERLRKLILQIKIFPYINNQRSMIFIDNLSEFIKLTIDNGTNGVFSPQNKEYVNTYELVKLISEENDASTFYSKKLGELVLKVGKKKSIVNKMFGNLTYDLSISNYFDYKYALVDFPDSIKLCEKTSEKSAEN
- a CDS encoding stalk domain-containing protein; translated protein: MFKIKIPAAALLSVALMGCEPLTASAPVTTVAAATPVATATAAPIKASNAIKVQNVDVTMLFDGVALQPPAGQHVFMYNNTTYVPLRFMSYALQKSVSWDAKNLKVTVAEPSSSEMVVIKEYLMNATSSPSFAAKNITLNNVNASYVFSGSTKALPAGQSSYLLNGSIYVPLRFLSESVGNSISWNPKTKTITANSKNYEENTASAKPTDKGTSPSASPTPAPAATPAAEPGGAAGGSGSAGTGSGKVSYESITSETEAKLSALQSQSTSTLLGIAFEYVGATDAATKQSIKAKGLEQLASFKASFNSIIADAEQKLNTNGYSTAIIAQYRAAFEADLDKGRAIAEGMGK
- a CDS encoding nucleoside-diphosphate sugar epimerase/dehydratase; this translates as MFTGKTLLITGGTGSFGNAVLKRFLNTEISEIRIFSRDEKKQDDMRKELRNDKVKFFIGDVRDYNSVAAAMHNVDYVFHAAALKQVPSCEFFPMEAVKTNVIGTENVLNAAIAFGVKKVVCLSTDKAVYPINAMGISKAMMEKVMVAKSRTVSPENTLICGTRYGNVMCSRGSVIPLFIEQIKNYEDVTITDPDMTRYLMSLEDAVELVLFAFNKAVQGDIFVQKAPASTIGELALALKELFESDSKTKIIGTRHGEKLYETLLTREEMSKADDLGSYYRISADTRDLNYDKFFEQGDKEISEGWEYNSHNTERLDVPGIKELLLSLDLIKKELNGRG
- the wecB gene encoding UDP-N-acetylglucosamine 2-epimerase (non-hydrolyzing); its protein translation is MEKLKVMTILGTRPEIIRLSECIKACDKYFNHILVHTGQNWDYNLNEVFFNELELRQPDYFLEAVGTNLGETMGNIIAKSFEVLEKEKPDALLILGDTNSALSAIAAKRLKVPIFHMEAGNRCFDQNVPEEINRKIVDHISDINLPYTEHSRRYLLSEGFRKEHIFVTGSPMQEVLQVHMNKIDASDVLERLNLEPQKYIIVSAHREENIDNEQNFMSLMTAINKIAEHYEMPVIYSTHPRSMKFIQKRNFKFHPLVNNMKPFGFLDYNKLQKNSFCVLSDSGTLSEESAMLNFPGVLLRTSTERPEVLDKGTVIVGGISETEILQGIELSSEMLSDNAKTKLAIDYVDDNVSTKVVKIIQSYVSIINNMIWRKI